The genome window TATTCAGACTCGTATGCTAATTTTCTTGCATTGTCATACCACATTCCTATATTGTATTTTTTGTATAATTCTTCCCAAGGGAATAGTGGACCTGGATCAGGCTTTCTTTGTGGGGCAATGTCTGAATGTCCTAAAATATTCGTTGCAGGAATTTCATATTTATCCGCCAAATATTTTACAAGCACTGCCACTTCCTTAATTTGAAAATCTTTAAATGGCTCAAAACTTCCGCTTACGTTTCCACTGTTAACAATTTCTATTCCAACTGAACTGTCATTTAAATTTTTACTTGTTTTCCATTCACTTACTCCAGCATGCCATGCTCTTTTGTTTTCATCTACCAAATAAAATACAGGATCATTTTTTTGATCAGATATTAAATAATGAGCACTTACCTCATTGTTTGTCAAAGCTCTTAAAGAACCATCTCTATTCATTGCAGTATAATGCAAAATTATGAATCTTTGTCTATAATTTTGACCTGTTGAAGTATATGAAGAGTCTATTGTTATTGAACCTGCTGTATTTTTAATTGTGTCAATTCCTCCTCTTGAAACATTTGTAGGATTCGTTTTCGGTTTATTATTCTCATTTCCGTTAGATTGATTTTTTGTCACATTTCCATTATCATCAACTTTTATTTCTATTGGCTTTTGAACGTCTTTTGAGACATTTTGATTATGTGCATTCAAAATATTTCCAACAGATAGTATTGATGCTAAAAATAACAATTTTGCTATATTTTTTTTCATTTTACTTATCTCCTCCTGCTTAAAAATTATTTTAATCAAATTTATTTTGTAACCTTTTCTTTGTAATGCCTATCATTATTATCTTTTAAAAGCAAGTAATAAATAATAGCCAAAATAGCAATAACAATTCTCATAATTGCAGTAACATTTCCGTCAAAATCAAGCCATATCATTATAGAAACTATAAAATTTATAACTGATACAATTATCAAAAATATATTTCTTCTGCTTGCAGCAATAAAACCAAATACTATTGATGAAAAAATAAACAAGACTCTCGTTCCACCAACAAGCCAAACATAAGAGTTTACAGTTGAAACTGTATCGTTAATATATGGCGAACTTTGCAAGATTACACGTGAAATATCTACACAAATTAAACTTATTATGAATATTGAAAAACAGATTATCAAATCTCTTATATCTTTTTTTACTTCTTTTTCTGCTATTTCTTTTTTATCATCAAATTTAATATCTTTATTTTCTAGATAAAAGACAGAATAAAATAGCATAATCCAAAAAATCACTTCCATTACACCAAGCCAAGTTGATATTTGGAAAAGCTTGTCATTTGTGTATTCATTGAAAATAGAATTATAAAAACTGTGATTTGCAAGTATATAGAAAAAAGATACTATTATTGCTACTACTTTTTTATAATAGAAAAACATAATTTATTCTCCTGAAAATTTGTTTATCCAGCTCAAATAATTTGAATCTGTAATGTTTAAAGCCTCTATATTTGCTTGAAAATTAACATCATCATCATATATTTTAAATATAATTGGTGCGAGTATTTTTAATGTCTGTGTCTCAAAAATACCGTGAATATTCATACTATAAATAAGAGGTTTCTGAAATTTTAATAATTGACTGTTAGTCTGTTTTATTTCATATAAAAGTGCTAATAAATTGATTTTCTTTAAATCATTGTTTCTATCTTCAAGCACTACATCAATTTGATCTGAAAGCAGTTTTTTATATCGCCAAGATTGATGCTCCTTGTGAGCCTTGCTTTGTATCAAGAATTTCATTTTAGGCGAAAATAAAATCAAATTATCCAAATTTTTCTCATATTTTATTGAAAAATCTCTTTCAAAGAAAGTGCTGA of Leptotrichia hongkongensis contains these proteins:
- a CDS encoding N-acetylmuramoyl-L-alanine amidase, with the translated sequence MKKNIAKLLFLASILSVGNILNAHNQNVSKDVQKPIEIKVDDNGNVTKNQSNGNENNKPKTNPTNVSRGGIDTIKNTAGSITIDSSYTSTGQNYRQRFIILHYTAMNRDGSLRALTNNEVSAHYLISDQKNDPVFYLVDENKRAWHAGVSEWKTSKNLNDSSVGIEIVNSGNVSGSFEPFKDFQIKEVAVLVKYLADKYEIPATNILGHSDIAPQRKPDPGPLFPWEELYKKYNIGMWYDNARKLAYESEYADTWNTLPASTVQAEFSKFGYTISSTGRWDEQTKNVIKVFQYHFRPSNYDGKLDLETFAILKALNERYNNK